In a genomic window of Piliocolobus tephrosceles isolate RC106 chromosome 1, ASM277652v3, whole genome shotgun sequence:
- the MAP10 gene encoding microtubule-associated protein 10 → MAGSPSERLFSLELLVDWVRLEARLMPPPAAAVAQEEEEEEKEQGEASSPRGLCPAVAFRLLDFPTLLVYPPDGPGAPAPEPWPGVIRFGRGKSCLFRLQPATLHRRLLRTPLATLLLQLPPGRPTPTPQLLGACDISLATAAHRVVGPAASGCSHRHRGRFPLHNQVGERTGDIALAYRLTDLGSRLLGQLERPLTVTPTGGGAEVSPETQQERQQLQQPASQPSLREADRPLGELEIPEAQKDLKEMVLQSKAESDSVGSVENGKTSSVVTCSSAVSGRNVSSLNGEVTELDMETNIFCPPPLYYTNLTQEKPPPAQAKITIEPQMNVPEELDGASPEKKRVNPPTHRSCVKHPSSATHEHPPVLVNPPHIQDIGATNQTCQTEQNRINTIRQLPLLNALLVELSLLYDQPVTSPAHIHPHLAWLYRTEDKKSPESSAKSTCQSESKKDKRSMGGCEKSVSLQYKKSQIENCKKDKYSEKSSGTFQKRVPKGRLLYGLTNTLRLRLKLTNPDMLLVHEKRELYRKSQSQMLGTKFRIPSSKVKLLSSAELNQEPQLPKDKYLDSDASFTENSDTSRQISGVFDDRRTSKETKLKYATGKKTVDCSKNRINNVSLEEVASPANSIIPERLTPTNILGGNVERKIQSPCVFQQDAVVDRIVDKEIDIRQVKTTDNDILVADVSDNRPGKNSCYENISELKYSDDLSSPCYSEDFCTTEDTSRSKAHDSSSRTENPKHSRYTRKSSETRVSKKKDSSDKCSILSPPFSAGSPVHSYRKCHISKTQDKSLEEASSISASDLSSSHWTEEKENWIDQNSMHNSKITERGQDISVKTRSSWKSSEKSQSPGTSQVSSYLPSNVSELELNVLDSSTLDHFEEDNDDVGSLNISKQCKDICELVINKLPGYTV, encoded by the coding sequence ATGGCGGGGTCACCGTCCGAGCGGCTGTTCTCTCTGGAGCTGCTGGTGGACTGGGTGCGTTTGGAAGCTCGGCTGATGCCGCCCCCCGCTGCCGCAGTGgcgcaggaggaggaagaggaggaaaaggagcagGGGGAGGCCTCGTCGCCGCGCGGTTTGTGCCCCGCCGTGGCCTTCCGCCTGCTGGACTTCCCCACGCTGTTGGTTTACCCTCCTGACGGCCCCGGCGCTCCCGCCCCCGAACCGTGGCCCGGCGTGATCCGCTTCGGTCGCGGCAAGTCCTGCCTCTTCCGCCTGCAGCCTGCTACCCTGCACCGCCGGCTCCTGCGGACCCCGCTTGCCACCTTGCTGCTGCAGCTGCCCCCCGGGCGCCCGACGCCCACCCCACAGCTCCTGGGGGCCTGCGACATTTCGCTGGCCACCGCGGCCCACAGGGTAGTGGGGCCGGCAGCCTCCGGATGCTCCCACCGTCACCGGGGACGTTTCCCCCTTCATAATCAAGTGGGCGAGCGGACTGGGGATATTGCACTGGCCTACCGCCTGACTGACCTGGGAAGCCGCCTGCTGGGCCAACTTGAGCGGCCCCTCACCGTCACCCCCACAGGAGGTGGAGCAGAGGTCAGTCCCGAAACCCAGCAGGAAAGACAGCAGCTACAGCAGCCAGCCTCACAGCCAAGCCTCAGAGAGGCTGATAGGCCGCTGGGGGAGTTAGAAATCCCAGAGGCACAGAAGGATTTGAAGGAAATGGTTCTCCAAAGTAAGGCTGAATCTGATAGTGTGGGTTCTGTGGAGAATGGCAAAACCAGTTCTGTTGTTACATGTTCAAGTGCTGTCAGTGGGAGAAATGTTAGCTCCCTAAATGGGGAAGTCACAGAATTGGACATGGAGACCAATATATTTTGCCCTCCTCCTTTGTATTACACTAACTTGACCCAAGAAAAACCGCCCCCTGCACAGGCTAAAATCACCATTGAGCCTCAAATGAATGTACCTGAGGAATTGGATGGTGCTTCTCCTGAAAAAAAGCGTGTAAATCCCCCAACACACAGGAGTTGTGTAAAACATCCAAGTTCTGCAACACATGAGCATCCTCCAGTGCTTGTAAATCCTCCACATATTCAGGATATAGGAGCAACTAATCAAACATGTCAAACTGAACAAAATAGAATTAATACAATAAGGCAGTTGCCTTTGTTAAATGCTTTGTTAGTTGAGTTGTCCTTGTTATATGACCAACCTGTGACAAGTCCTGCTCATATACATCCTCACCTAGCCTGGTTATACAGGACTGAGGATAAGAAGTCACCCGAATCTTCTGCCAAATCCACATGCCAGTCTGAATCCAAGAAGGATAAGCGTTCTATGGGGGGATGTGAAAAGTCAGTGAGTCTTCAGTATAAAAAGAGCCAAATTGAAAACTgtaagaaagataaatattctgAAAAGAGCAGTGGTACCTTCCAAAAAAGAGTTCCAAAAGGGAGGCTACTTTATGGCTTAACAAATACACTAAGACTACGTTTAAAGCTGACAAATCCTGATATGTTGTTGGTACATGAAAAAAGAGAACTATATAGAAAATCACAGTCACAAATGTTGGGTACAAAATTCAGAATTCCATCATCCAAAGTTAAACTATTAAGCTCTGCAGAACTAAATCAGGAGCCACAACTGCCTAAAGATAAGTATTTAGATTCAGATGCATCTTTTACTGAAAATAGTGATACCTCAAGACAAATCAGTGGAGTTTTTGATGATCGCAGAACAAGTAAAGAAACTAAACTGAAATATGCAACTGGGAAAAAAACAGTTGATTGTAGTAAAAATAGAATCAATAATGTTTCATTGGAAGAAGTTGCGAGTCCTGCAAATTCCATTATTCCAGAAAGGCTTACCCCTACAAATATTTTGGGaggaaatgtggaaaggaaaatcCAAAGTCCGTGTGTTTTCCAACAGGATGCTGTTGTTGACAGAATTGTagataaagaaatagatattAGACAAGTCAAAACCACAGATAATGACATTCTTGTGGCTGATGTAAGTGACAATAGACCGGGTAAAAATAGTTGCTATGAAAACATCTCAGAACTAAAGTATTCAGATGACTTGTCTAGCCCTTGCTATTCTGAAGATTTCTGTACCACTGAGGACACCAGCAGAAGTAAAGCTCATGATAGCAGTTCAAGGACAGAAAATCCAAAACATAGTCGATATACAAGGAAGTCTAGTGAAACAAGAGTGTCCAAAAAGAAAGATAGTAGTGACAAGTGTTCTATCCTTAGCCCACCTTTTTCAGCTGGGTCACCTGTCCACTCGTATAGAAAATGTCATATTTCAAAGACTCAGGATAAAAGTTTGGAGGAAGCATCTAGCATCTCAGCTAGTGATTTATCTTCATCACATTggactgaagaaaaagaaaactggatagATCAAAACAGTATGCACAATTCTAAAATTACAGAGAGAGGTCAAGACATCTCTGTTAAAACCAGAAGTAGTTGGAAATCTTCAGAAAAAAGCCAGTCACCAGGAACATCCCAAGTGAGTTCTTACCTGCCTTCAAATGTGTCCGAACTAGAACTTAATGTCCTGGATAGCAGTACATTAGATCACTTTGAAGAAGACAATGATGATGTTGGTTCACTAAATATTTCCAAGCAATGCAAAGATATTTGTGAATTAGTAATAAATAAACTTCCAGGATACACAGTGTAA